The Streptomyces sp. NBC_00440 genome contains a region encoding:
- the ngcE gene encoding N-acetylglucosamine/diacetylchitobiose ABC transporter substrate-binding protein, giving the protein MGSTSARTNEGLGRRDLIKRSAALGLITVPTMSFLSACASSDSSGDKQVKKGKTTASNPLGVNETAPLDMVVFDGGFGTDYAKAANALYSKAHPKSKVNFSATQKIQSELQPRFNGGTPPDLIDNSGAEQMDMGVLVGKKQLTDLTPLLDAPSVDDPAKKVRDTLRAGIVEMGQYEGQACYIMNYAYTVYGVWYSQTNLDKLGVEYPKTWDDMLSVCAKAKKKGIAGWTYAGKYPYYLPFSLFPFIGKIGGRKVLDDIDDLAPNAWKHPAVKAGFEAYYELFKKGYILKGTPGIDHIQSQTAWTAGKALFIPNGSWVENESAKTTPKDFEMRVGAPSSLDSSDKMPFGTLWAGGGEPFIVPKNAKNPEAGMDQLRIMLSEASSKTFTSKVKSLSAFNGGTDGLTLTPGLKSALGALKAAGDNVLNPRLQDWYVKLQKEQIGVSVLGEMMAGRMTPAEAIKKCQQYTDAAAKDTSITHYKHQ; this is encoded by the coding sequence ATGGGATCCACCTCCGCCCGCACCAATGAGGGCCTCGGCCGTCGTGATCTGATCAAGCGGTCTGCCGCTCTCGGCCTGATCACCGTTCCGACGATGAGTTTCCTCTCTGCCTGCGCGAGCAGTGACAGCAGCGGCGACAAGCAGGTCAAAAAGGGCAAGACGACCGCCAGTAACCCGCTGGGTGTGAACGAGACCGCCCCGCTCGACATGGTCGTCTTCGACGGTGGCTTCGGCACCGACTACGCCAAGGCCGCCAACGCGCTGTACTCGAAGGCGCACCCGAAGTCGAAGGTGAACTTCTCGGCCACGCAGAAGATCCAGTCGGAGCTGCAGCCGCGCTTCAACGGCGGCACCCCGCCGGACCTGATCGACAACTCGGGCGCCGAGCAGATGGACATGGGTGTCCTGGTCGGCAAGAAGCAGCTGACCGACCTCACGCCGCTGCTGGACGCGCCGTCCGTCGACGACCCGGCCAAGAAGGTCAGGGACACCCTGCGCGCGGGCATCGTGGAGATGGGCCAGTACGAGGGCCAGGCCTGCTACATCATGAACTACGCGTACACCGTCTACGGCGTGTGGTACTCGCAGACCAACCTGGACAAGCTCGGCGTCGAGTACCCGAAGACCTGGGACGACATGCTCTCCGTCTGTGCCAAGGCGAAGAAGAAGGGCATCGCCGGCTGGACGTACGCGGGCAAGTACCCGTACTACCTGCCGTTCTCGCTCTTCCCCTTCATCGGCAAGATCGGCGGCCGCAAGGTCCTCGACGACATCGACGACCTGGCGCCCAACGCCTGGAAGCACCCCGCGGTCAAGGCCGGGTTCGAGGCCTACTACGAGCTCTTCAAGAAGGGCTACATCCTCAAGGGCACGCCCGGCATCGACCACATCCAGTCCCAGACGGCCTGGACCGCGGGCAAGGCGCTCTTCATCCCCAACGGCTCCTGGGTGGAGAACGAGTCGGCGAAGACCACGCCCAAGGACTTCGAGATGCGGGTCGGCGCGCCGTCCAGCCTGGACTCCTCCGACAAGATGCCGTTCGGCACCCTCTGGGCCGGTGGCGGTGAGCCCTTCATCGTGCCGAAGAACGCCAAGAACCCCGAGGCGGGCATGGACCAGCTGCGCATCATGCTCAGCGAGGCCTCCTCCAAGACCTTCACGTCCAAGGTGAAGTCGCTGTCCGCCTTCAACGGCGGCACCGACGGTCTGACGCTGACGCCGGGCCTCAAGTCGGCCCTCGGCGCTCTGAAGGCTGCGGGCGACAACGTCCTCAACCCGCGCCTCCAGGACTGGTACGTGAAGCTCCAGAAGGAGCAGATCGGTGTCTCCGTACTCGGCGAGATGATGGCCGGCCGTATGACCCCGGCCGAGGCCATCAAGAAGTGTCAGCAGTACACGGACGCGGCGGCCAAGGACACGTCGATCACCCACTACAAGCACCAGTGA
- a CDS encoding carbohydrate ABC transporter permease, which produces MQQGKYRFIVGFLVVPLALYAVFVIWPFIQSIYYSFTDWTGLSPDFKMVGFDNYSRMLHDSTFWKSLEHSVLFVLLLPLVTLGLALFFAFMLNVGGRRRKGAAIAGVRGSGFYKIAYFFPQVLSIAIVALLFRFIYNPDGGILNGALSAVHLDSIQPDWLGDPKLALWCIFAVLVWSQVGFFVVLFSAGMASIPKDFYEAALLDGASRVTTFFRITLPLLWDTVQSGWVYMGILSLGAEAFAAVNIMSVGPGGPAQSTTVLPLFVYQTAFRDGQAGYATTIGVALLVLTMVFAAIVMRLGRRERLEF; this is translated from the coding sequence ATGCAACAAGGTAAGTACCGGTTCATTGTGGGATTCTTGGTAGTCCCACTGGCGTTGTACGCAGTCTTCGTCATATGGCCGTTCATTCAGTCGATCTATTACTCGTTCACCGACTGGACCGGCTTGAGCCCGGACTTCAAGATGGTCGGCTTCGACAACTACAGCCGGATGCTCCACGACTCCACATTCTGGAAGTCCCTGGAACACAGCGTCCTTTTCGTGCTGTTGCTGCCGCTGGTGACGCTCGGCCTCGCGCTGTTCTTCGCCTTCATGCTGAATGTCGGCGGCCGCCGCCGTAAGGGCGCGGCCATCGCGGGCGTACGCGGCTCGGGGTTCTACAAGATCGCGTACTTCTTCCCGCAGGTGCTGTCGATCGCGATCGTCGCCCTGCTCTTCAGGTTCATCTACAACCCCGACGGGGGCATCCTCAACGGGGCCCTGAGCGCGGTCCATCTCGACAGCATCCAGCCGGACTGGCTCGGTGACCCGAAGCTGGCCCTCTGGTGCATCTTCGCGGTCCTGGTCTGGTCCCAGGTCGGCTTCTTCGTGGTGCTCTTCTCCGCCGGTATGGCGTCCATCCCGAAGGACTTCTACGAAGCGGCGCTGCTGGACGGCGCCAGCCGGGTCACGACCTTCTTCCGGATCACCCTTCCGCTGCTCTGGGACACCGTGCAGTCGGGCTGGGTGTACATGGGCATCCTGTCCCTCGGCGCCGAGGCGTTCGCCGCGGTGAACATCATGAGTGTGGGCCCGGGCGGGCCCGCCCAATCGACCACCGTGCTGCCGCTGTTCGTCTACCAGACGGCGTTCCGCGACGGGCAGGCCGGATACGCGACAACGATCGGTGTCGCCCTCCTCGTACTCACCATGGTGTTCGCCGCCATCGTGATGCGACTGGGCCGGCGCGAGCGGCTGGAGTTCTGA
- a CDS encoding carbohydrate ABC transporter permease codes for MTTDTPPAELTKDREPAPPAKPTAPPAKKSEGGTLNVFSHGVLIIWAVLVVVPLLWAVMSSFKNDHDILAKPWKLPDRLHFENWSRAWGQAHMGQYFGHTIVVVGGSLIGTLLLGSMAAYVLARFDFPGNRFIYYLFVGGMSFPIILALVPLFFVMNNMSLLNTTQGLILVYIAYSLPFTVFFLTSFFRTLPGEVAEAATLDGASHTRTFFQVMLPMAKPGLISVGIFNFLGQWNQYLLPTVLNTDPKQRVLAQGLVELATSQGYKGDYSGLFAGLVMAMLPVLAAYIIFQRQVVAGLTAGALK; via the coding sequence ATGACCACTGACACCCCTCCGGCCGAGCTCACCAAGGACCGCGAGCCCGCGCCGCCGGCCAAGCCCACCGCGCCCCCGGCGAAGAAGAGCGAGGGCGGCACCCTCAACGTCTTCTCGCACGGCGTGCTCATCATCTGGGCGGTCCTGGTCGTGGTGCCGCTGCTGTGGGCGGTGATGTCCTCGTTCAAGAACGACCACGACATCCTCGCCAAGCCGTGGAAGCTGCCCGACCGGCTGCATTTCGAGAACTGGTCCCGTGCCTGGGGCCAGGCGCACATGGGTCAGTACTTCGGGCACACCATCGTGGTCGTCGGCGGTTCGCTGATCGGCACGCTGCTGCTCGGCTCCATGGCGGCCTATGTGCTGGCGCGCTTCGACTTCCCGGGGAACCGGTTCATCTACTACCTGTTCGTCGGGGGGATGAGCTTCCCGATCATCCTGGCGCTGGTGCCGTTGTTCTTCGTCATGAACAACATGAGTCTGCTGAACACGACCCAGGGCCTGATCCTGGTCTACATCGCCTACTCACTGCCGTTCACCGTCTTCTTCCTCACCTCGTTCTTCCGGACCTTGCCGGGAGAAGTGGCCGAGGCCGCGACGCTCGACGGCGCCTCGCACACCCGGACCTTCTTCCAGGTGATGCTGCCGATGGCCAAGCCGGGCCTGATCAGCGTGGGCATCTTCAACTTCCTGGGCCAGTGGAACCAGTACCTGCTGCCCACGGTGCTGAACACCGACCCGAAGCAGCGGGTGCTGGCCCAGGGCCTGGTCGAACTGGCCACCAGCCAGGGCTACAAGGGCGACTACTCCGGCCTCTTCGCCGGTCTGGTGATGGCGATGCTGCCGGTCCTCGCGGCGTACATCATCTTCCAGCGGCAGGTCGTGGCGGGGCTGACCGCGGGAGCACTGAAGTAG
- a CDS encoding ROK family transcriptional regulator yields the protein METPGSQTSLHRANLERVVRAVRMAGSLTQAEIARSTGLSAATVSNIVRELKEGGTVEVTPTSAGGRRARSVSLSGSAGIVIGVDFGHTHLRVAVGNLAHQVLAEESEPLDVDASAAEGFGRAEELVNRLIEATGIGADKVVGVGLGVPGPIDVESGTLGSTSILPGWSGINPSDELASRLGVPVYVDNDANLGALGELVWGSGRGVRDLAYIKVASGVGAGLVIDGQIYRGPGGTAGEIGHITLDESGPVCRCGNRGCLETFTAARYVLPLLESSHGTGLTIERVVQLARGGDPGCRRVIADVGRHIGSGVANLCNLLNPTRVVLGGDLAEAGELVLNPIRESVGRYAIPSAARQLSVLPGALGGRAEVLGALALVLSEMGDSSLLDTALPTGTPAFT from the coding sequence ATGGAGACTCCGGGGTCGCAGACATCTCTGCACCGGGCCAACCTTGAGCGGGTCGTACGCGCGGTGCGTATGGCGGGCTCGCTCACTCAGGCGGAGATCGCCCGCAGCACGGGGCTCTCGGCAGCCACGGTCTCCAATATCGTCCGCGAGCTGAAAGAGGGCGGCACGGTCGAGGTCACCCCGACATCGGCCGGCGGCCGCCGCGCCCGCAGCGTCTCGCTGAGCGGGTCCGCGGGCATCGTGATCGGGGTCGACTTCGGGCATACGCATCTGCGGGTGGCCGTGGGCAACCTCGCCCACCAGGTGCTCGCCGAGGAGTCCGAGCCGCTGGATGTGGACGCCTCGGCCGCCGAAGGCTTCGGCCGGGCCGAGGAGCTGGTCAACCGGCTGATCGAGGCCACCGGCATCGGCGCCGACAAGGTCGTCGGTGTGGGGCTCGGGGTGCCGGGGCCGATCGACGTCGAGTCGGGCACCCTCGGCTCCACGTCGATCCTGCCGGGGTGGTCCGGGATCAACCCGAGCGACGAGCTGGCGTCCAGGCTCGGAGTGCCGGTGTACGTCGACAACGACGCCAACCTGGGCGCGCTCGGCGAACTGGTCTGGGGGAGCGGGCGCGGGGTCAGGGACCTCGCCTACATCAAGGTCGCCAGCGGGGTGGGAGCCGGTCTGGTGATCGACGGGCAGATCTACCGGGGCCCCGGCGGCACGGCGGGCGAGATCGGGCACATCACGCTCGACGAGTCGGGCCCTGTCTGCCGCTGCGGCAACCGCGGGTGCCTGGAGACCTTCACGGCGGCCCGGTACGTCCTGCCCCTGCTGGAGTCCAGCCACGGCACCGGTCTGACCATCGAGCGGGTCGTCCAGCTCGCCCGCGGGGGCGATCCGGGCTGCCGCCGGGTGATCGCGGACGTCGGCCGGCACATCGGCAGCGGCGTTGCCAACCTCTGCAACCTCCTGAACCCCACCAGGGTGGTGCTCGGCGGGGATCTCGCCGAGGCCGGTGAGCTGGTGCTCAACCCCATCCGGGAGTCGGTCGGCAGGTACGCGATCCCCAGCGCGGCGCGGCAGCTGTCGGTGCTCCCCGGGGCGCTCGGCGGCCGGGCGGAAGTGCTGGGCGCGCTGGCGCTGGTCCTCAGTGAAATGGGCGATTCAAGTCTTTTGGACACGGCGCTGCCCACCGGCACTCCTGCCTTCACTTAG
- a CDS encoding ABC transporter substrate-binding protein, with protein sequence MRRAAVAVAVTAMAVSLAACGSAKESGGKDKASSNSAKKGDALNIGLLLPENQTARYEKFDKPLIEKKVKELTHGKGKITYVNAKQQADTQSQQMDTMVTNQVDAIIVDAVDAKSIASSVKKAKEADIPVVAFDRLAEGPIDSYVSFDNRTVGKTQGTALLKALGSKAKSGKIVMMNGSSTDPNAADYKKGAHSVLDGKVNIGKEYDTKEWKPENANSNMEGAITAIGKKNVIGVLSANDGMAGGVITALKSAGVSPIPPVTGQDAELAGVQRIVAGTQYMSVYKPYLREGPVAAEMAVALAKGQKLDSIVKTKVDSSSEKNIPSVIFPVYSLTKANIKDTVIKDGIYTVADICTPAYKAACDKIGLK encoded by the coding sequence ATGCGTCGTGCCGCCGTGGCCGTGGCCGTCACCGCTATGGCTGTCTCTCTCGCGGCCTGTGGCAGCGCCAAGGAGTCGGGCGGGAAGGACAAGGCGTCCTCGAACTCCGCCAAGAAGGGCGATGCCCTCAACATCGGTCTGCTCCTGCCGGAGAACCAGACCGCCCGGTACGAGAAGTTCGACAAGCCCCTGATCGAGAAGAAGGTCAAGGAGCTGACGCACGGCAAGGGCAAGATCACCTACGTCAACGCCAAGCAGCAGGCCGACACGCAGAGCCAGCAGATGGACACCATGGTCACCAACCAGGTGGACGCCATCATCGTGGACGCCGTCGACGCCAAGTCGATAGCCTCCTCGGTCAAGAAGGCCAAGGAGGCCGACATCCCCGTCGTCGCCTTCGACCGCCTCGCCGAGGGACCGATCGACTCGTACGTCTCCTTCGACAACCGGACCGTCGGCAAGACGCAGGGCACCGCGCTGCTGAAGGCGCTCGGCTCCAAGGCCAAGTCCGGCAAGATCGTCATGATGAACGGCTCCTCGACCGACCCGAACGCCGCCGACTACAAGAAGGGCGCTCACTCCGTCCTCGACGGCAAGGTGAACATCGGCAAGGAGTACGACACCAAGGAGTGGAAGCCGGAGAACGCCAACTCCAACATGGAGGGCGCGATCACCGCCATCGGCAAGAAGAACGTCATCGGCGTCCTCTCCGCCAACGACGGCATGGCGGGCGGCGTCATCACCGCCCTCAAGTCCGCCGGTGTCTCCCCGATCCCGCCGGTCACCGGTCAGGACGCCGAACTCGCCGGTGTGCAGCGCATCGTGGCCGGTACGCAGTACATGAGCGTCTACAAGCCGTACCTCCGTGAGGGCCCGGTCGCGGCCGAGATGGCAGTGGCGCTCGCCAAGGGCCAGAAGCTCGACTCGATCGTCAAGACCAAGGTCGACAGCTCCAGCGAGAAGAACATCCCCTCGGTGATCTTCCCGGTCTACTCACTGACCAAGGCGAACATCAAGGACACCGTCATCAAGGACGGCATCTACACGGTCGCCGACATCTGCACCCCGGCCTACAAGGCCGCGTGCGACAAGATCGGTCTGAAGTAA
- a CDS encoding ATP-binding cassette domain-containing protein gives MVQVSATPVLALRGVSKRFGAVQALTDVELEAYGGEVLALVGDNGAGKSTLVKTIAGVHPIDDGVIEWEGKAVQINKPHDAQNLGIATVYQDLSLCDNIDVVGNLYLGRELRKRGILDEVEMERRSRELLTTLSIRIPSVRIPIASLSGGQRQTVAIARSMLGEPQLVILDEPTAALGVEQTAQVLDLVERLRERGHAVLLISHNMADVKAVADKVAVLRLGRNNGVFDVKTTSQEEIIAAITGATDNAVTRRASRGVEVQK, from the coding sequence ATGGTTCAAGTGTCCGCTACGCCCGTGCTGGCGTTGCGTGGGGTCTCCAAGCGATTCGGTGCCGTCCAGGCGCTCACCGATGTGGAGCTCGAAGCCTACGGCGGTGAAGTGCTCGCCCTGGTCGGCGACAACGGAGCCGGAAAGTCCACGCTGGTCAAGACGATCGCAGGCGTGCACCCCATCGATGACGGTGTCATCGAGTGGGAAGGCAAGGCAGTACAGATCAACAAGCCGCACGACGCGCAGAACCTGGGCATCGCGACCGTCTACCAGGACCTCTCGCTCTGCGACAACATCGATGTCGTCGGCAACCTCTACCTCGGCCGGGAGCTGCGCAAGCGCGGCATCCTCGACGAGGTCGAGATGGAGCGCCGCTCCCGCGAGCTGCTGACCACGCTCTCGATCCGCATCCCCAGCGTGCGCATCCCGATCGCCTCGCTCTCCGGCGGTCAGCGCCAGACCGTGGCCATCGCGCGGTCCATGCTCGGTGAGCCCCAGCTCGTCATCCTCGACGAGCCGACCGCGGCCCTCGGCGTGGAGCAGACCGCGCAGGTCCTCGACCTCGTCGAGCGGCTCCGTGAGCGCGGCCACGCGGTCCTGCTCATCAGCCACAACATGGCGGACGTCAAGGCCGTCGCCGACAAGGTCGCGGTGCTCAGGCTCGGCCGCAACAACGGTGTCTTCGACGTGAAGACCACCTCGCAGGAAGAGATCATCGCCGCCATCACCGGCGCCACGGACAACGCTGTGACCCGTCGTGCGTCGCGCGGTGTGGAGGTTCAGAAGTGA
- a CDS encoding sugar ABC transporter permease gives MSIDKTSPAPAAVDAPAPAADAVAAVDPRLLVREQGFAGYLSEFRRKIRAGELGSIPVIVGLIVIAAIFQSVNSRFLTAGNLTDISVTMVGTGMIAVGIVFVLLLGEIDLSVGSVSGVSGAAFAVLNVTHGMNQWLALVLAILTGTVAGAIHGFFFARIGVPAFAVTLAGLLFWNGFMLQILGDNGTINLPDDGPIANMTGYFFSDVAVAYAVAVVGVVIFFLTSFLDARRREAAGVPSRPLSEIVLRTAVLAVVGLAVAYMYNQYKGLPLAVLIFLVVLVGTDFALRRTTYGRKVFALGGSVEASRRAGINVTMIRISVFAIAGTFAAVGGLFLASKIATANQGAGSGDLLMNAIAAAVIGGTSLFGGRGRTWNALLGVLVIVSIQYGLSLQGIASPIQYMITGGVLLATVVIDAVTRKTQKSAGRA, from the coding sequence GTGAGTATCGACAAGACCTCCCCCGCGCCCGCCGCGGTGGACGCCCCGGCTCCGGCCGCCGACGCGGTGGCCGCCGTCGACCCCCGGCTGCTCGTCCGCGAGCAGGGCTTCGCCGGTTACCTGTCCGAGTTCCGGCGCAAGATACGCGCGGGTGAGCTCGGCTCCATCCCGGTGATCGTCGGCCTGATCGTCATCGCCGCGATCTTCCAGAGCGTGAACTCGCGCTTCCTCACCGCGGGCAACCTCACCGACATCTCGGTGACCATGGTCGGTACCGGCATGATCGCCGTCGGTATCGTCTTCGTCCTGCTGCTCGGCGAGATCGACCTCTCGGTCGGCTCGGTCTCCGGTGTCTCCGGTGCGGCCTTCGCCGTGCTGAACGTCACACACGGGATGAACCAGTGGCTGGCCCTGGTGCTCGCCATCCTCACCGGCACGGTCGCCGGCGCGATCCACGGCTTCTTCTTCGCCCGTATCGGCGTTCCCGCGTTCGCGGTGACCCTGGCCGGTCTGCTGTTCTGGAACGGCTTCATGCTCCAGATCCTGGGCGACAACGGCACGATCAACCTGCCCGACGACGGGCCCATCGCGAACATGACGGGCTACTTCTTCTCCGACGTGGCGGTGGCCTACGCCGTCGCCGTGGTCGGTGTGGTGATCTTCTTCCTCACCTCGTTCCTCGACGCCCGGCGCCGTGAGGCCGCGGGCGTGCCGTCCCGGCCGCTCAGCGAGATCGTGCTGCGGACCGCCGTGCTTGCGGTCGTCGGCCTCGCCGTCGCCTACATGTACAACCAGTACAAGGGCCTGCCGCTCGCCGTCCTGATCTTCCTGGTGGTACTGGTCGGCACGGACTTCGCCCTGCGCCGCACCACGTACGGCCGCAAGGTCTTCGCACTCGGTGGCAGCGTCGAGGCGTCCCGGCGGGCCGGTATCAACGTCACGATGATCCGGATCTCCGTCTTCGCCATCGCCGGTACGTTCGCCGCCGTCGGGGGTCTCTTCCTGGCCTCCAAGATCGCCACCGCCAACCAGGGCGCCGGCAGCGGTGACCTGCTGATGAACGCCATCGCGGCGGCCGTCATCGGCGGTACCAGCCTCTTCGGCGGCCGCGGCCGCACCTGGAACGCGCTGCTCGGCGTACTCGTGATCGTCTCGATCCAGTACGGCCTGTCGCTGCAGGGCATCGCCTCGCCCATCCAGTACATGATCACCGGTGGCGTCCTGCTCGCCACGGTCGTGATCGACGCCGTGACCCGCAAGACCCAGAAGTCCGCCGGCCGCGCCTGA
- the dxs gene encoding 1-deoxy-D-xylulose-5-phosphate synthase, producing MPLLTRIRGPRDLDRLGPEQLEQLAGEIRTFLVDAVSKTGGHLGPNLGVVELTIALHRVFDSPKDRVLFDTGHQSYVHKLLTGRQDFGMLRTKGGLSGYPSRAESDHDVIENSHASTVLGWADGLAKANQVLKKDDHVVAVIGDGALTGGMAWEALNNIADAKDRPLVIVVNDNERSYAPTIGGMANHLATLRTTDGYERFLARGKDLLGRTPVVGKPLYETLHGAKKGLKDFIAPQGMFEDLGLKYVGPIDGHDIAALESALERAKGFGGPVIVHCLTEKGRGYQPAEQDEADHFHGIGPIHPDTGLPIKASAASWTSVFGDEMVKLGREREDIVAITAAMLQPVGLTKFAKEFPGRVYDVGIAEQHAAVSAAGLATGGLHPVFAVYATFLNRAFDQLLMDVALHKCGVTFVLDRAGVTGDDGASHNGMWDMSILQCVPTLRIAAPRDAEQVRAQLREAVRVEDAPTVVRYSKGVVGPAVPAVGRVGGMDVLREAGTTAPDVLLVSVGALAPMCLEIAELLNKQGISTTVVDPRWVKPVDEALAPLAEQHRVVVTVEDNSRAGGVGSAVAQALRDAGVDVPLRDFGIPPRFLDHASRKQVMAEIGLTAPDIARQVTGLVAKIDGRYDSPSAASAEPARD from the coding sequence GTGCCGCTGCTGACCCGCATCAGGGGACCGCGCGATCTGGACAGGCTGGGCCCGGAGCAGCTGGAACAGCTGGCCGGGGAGATCCGGACCTTCCTCGTCGACGCCGTGTCCAAGACCGGTGGCCATCTCGGCCCGAATCTGGGTGTTGTCGAGCTGACCATCGCCCTGCACCGCGTCTTCGACTCACCGAAGGACCGGGTGCTCTTCGACACCGGTCACCAGAGCTACGTGCACAAGCTGCTCACCGGCCGCCAGGACTTCGGGATGCTGCGCACCAAGGGCGGCCTCTCCGGCTACCCCTCGCGCGCCGAGTCCGACCACGACGTCATCGAGAACTCGCACGCCTCGACGGTGCTGGGCTGGGCCGACGGCCTCGCCAAGGCCAACCAGGTACTCAAGAAGGACGACCACGTCGTCGCCGTGATCGGTGACGGCGCGCTCACCGGCGGTATGGCCTGGGAGGCGCTGAACAACATCGCCGACGCCAAGGACCGCCCGCTCGTCATCGTCGTGAACGACAACGAGCGCTCCTACGCGCCCACCATCGGCGGGATGGCCAACCACCTCGCCACGCTCCGCACGACCGACGGATACGAGCGCTTCCTGGCCCGCGGCAAGGACCTCCTGGGACGCACGCCGGTCGTCGGCAAGCCGCTGTACGAGACCCTGCACGGCGCGAAGAAGGGCCTCAAGGACTTCATCGCCCCGCAGGGCATGTTCGAGGACCTCGGCCTGAAGTACGTCGGCCCGATCGACGGCCACGACATCGCGGCCCTGGAGTCGGCGCTGGAGCGCGCCAAGGGCTTCGGCGGACCCGTCATCGTGCACTGCCTCACGGAGAAGGGCCGCGGCTACCAGCCCGCCGAGCAGGACGAGGCCGACCACTTCCACGGCATCGGCCCGATCCACCCGGACACCGGTCTGCCGATCAAGGCGTCCGCCGCCAGTTGGACCTCGGTCTTCGGCGACGAGATGGTCAAGCTCGGCCGGGAGCGCGAGGACATCGTCGCCATCACGGCGGCCATGCTCCAGCCGGTCGGCCTGACCAAGTTCGCGAAGGAGTTCCCCGGGCGGGTGTACGACGTCGGGATCGCCGAGCAGCACGCGGCGGTCTCCGCCGCCGGGCTCGCGACGGGCGGGCTGCACCCGGTCTTCGCGGTCTACGCGACCTTCCTCAACCGCGCCTTCGACCAGCTCCTGATGGATGTGGCCCTGCACAAGTGCGGTGTCACCTTCGTACTGGACCGGGCCGGGGTCACCGGCGACGACGGCGCCTCGCACAACGGCATGTGGGACATGTCCATCCTCCAGTGCGTCCCGACGCTGCGCATCGCCGCCCCGCGCGACGCCGAGCAGGTCCGCGCCCAGCTGCGTGAGGCCGTCCGGGTCGAGGACGCGCCGACCGTGGTGCGCTACTCGAAGGGCGTGGTCGGCCCGGCCGTCCCCGCCGTCGGCAGGGTCGGCGGGATGGACGTGCTGCGCGAGGCGGGCACCACCGCGCCGGACGTCCTGCTCGTCTCCGTCGGCGCGCTCGCCCCGATGTGCCTGGAGATCGCCGAACTGCTCAACAAGCAGGGGATCTCCACCACCGTGGTCGACCCGCGCTGGGTCAAGCCGGTCGACGAGGCGCTCGCCCCGCTCGCCGAGCAGCACCGGGTGGTCGTCACCGTCGAGGACAACAGCCGGGCCGGGGGCGTCGGTTCAGCGGTCGCCCAGGCGCTCCGCGACGCCGGGGTCGACGTCCCGCTGCGGGACTTCGGCATCCCGCCGCGCTTCCTCGACCACGCCTCGCGCAAGCAGGTCATGGCCGAGATCGGGCTGACCGCGCCGGACATCGCGCGCCAGGTCACCGGCCTCGTCGCGAAGATCGACGGCCGGTACGACAGCCCGTCGGCCGCGTCGGCGGAGCCCGCCCGCGACTGA